In the genome of Nymphaea colorata isolate Beijing-Zhang1983 chromosome 9, ASM883128v2, whole genome shotgun sequence, one region contains:
- the LOC116260235 gene encoding U11/U12 small nuclear ribonucleoprotein 25 kDa protein translates to MEKQPSGPEEAVAYNSSAVKKARLQSILSALLDDPILSDVPKKPTLADVDTLINLEMGSAMKISILRMDGSTFEVAVLNSATVKDLKLAIAKKTNEMQQAQMGHRHISWRHVWTNFSLSYRNEKLINDGSLLQDFGIRNNSQVNFVPCVASKQSQKHSKRRKHRFFHGLNKRL, encoded by the exons ATGGAGAAGCAGCCAAGCGGACCAGAGGAGGCCGTAGCCTACAACAGCAGCGCGGTCAAGAAAGCGCGGCTACAATCGATTCTCTCCGCACTTCTGGACGATCCTATTCTCTCCGACGTCCCCAAGAAACCCACTCTCGCCGATGTCGATACCCTCATCAACCTGGAGATGGGGAGCGCCATGAAGATCTCCATCCTCAGAATGGATGGCTCCACCTTCG AGGTTGCGGTGCTAAATTCCGCCACAGTTAAGGACTTGAAGCTAGCAATcgcaaagaaaacaaatgagatGCAGCAAGCTCAAATGGGCCATCGCCATATTTCATG GAGGCATGTCTGGacaaatttttctctttcttaccGTAATGAGAAGCTTATCAATGATGGAAGCCTTCTTCAGGATTTTGGAATTCGAAATAATTCTCAG GTGAATTTTGTTCCTTGTGTTGCATCAAAGCAATCTCAGAAGCACTCAAAGCGGCGAAAGCACAGGTTTTTCCATGGTCTAAATAAGAGGCTTTAG